A stretch of Brassica rapa cultivar Chiifu-401-42 chromosome A08, CAAS_Brap_v3.01, whole genome shotgun sequence DNA encodes these proteins:
- the LOC103832737 gene encoding LOW QUALITY PROTEIN: late embryogenesis abundant protein 7 (The sequence of the model RefSeq protein was modified relative to this genomic sequence to represent the inferred CDS: inserted 3 bases in 2 codons) has product MTSHQEKSYKAGETRGKTQEKTGEAMGMMREKXQAAKDKTQGAGRSTQEKAHETAQSAKDETSQGAQTTQQKAQKSKDKTGSYMSETGEAIKNKAQEAAEYTKETAEAGKDKTGGFMGHXGEQVKQMEMGATDAVKDTLGLATDEGNK; this is encoded by the exons ATGACTTCTCATCAAGAAAAGAGTTACAAAGCTGGTGAAACCAGAGGCAAGACTCAG GAGAAGACAGGGGAAGCTATGGGAATGATGAGGGAGAA ACAGGCAGCAAAGGACAAAACTCAAGGAGCAGGCCGGTCAACCCAAGAAAAGGCCCATGAAACAGCTCAATCAGCTAAAGACGAGACATCTCAAGGCGCACAAACAACTCAACAGAAAGCTCAAAAATCCAAGGACAAAACGGGAAGCTACATGTCGGAGACTGGAGAAGCAATCAAGAACAAGGCACAAGAAGCAGCAGAGTATACCAAAGAAACTGCAGAAGCTGGTAAGGATAAGACCGGTGGGTTTATGGGCC ATGGTGAGCAAGTGAAGCAAATGGAAATGGGAGCTACTGATGCAGTTAAGGACACTTTAGGGCTTGCTACTGATGAAGGAAACAAATAA
- the LOC103832710 gene encoding late embryogenesis abundant protein 1-like, with protein sequence MSSNQELSYKAGEATGQVQLKKEECLDKVSHSMNKNADHHTQLQSHSEHDQNNPSLISQASNVIQQTGGQVKNMAQGAADAVKNSLGMSPATNNPSSPAGMTRPSNPSSRNN encoded by the exons ATGTCGTCGAACCAAGAATTAAGCTACAAGGCCGGAGAAGCCACCGGTCAAGTCCAG CTGAAGAAGGAAGAGTGCTTGGACAAAGTATCACACTCAATGAATAAGAATGCTGATCATCACACTCAGTTGCAGTCACACTCGGAACATGATCAGAACAATCCGTCCCTAATTTCTCAGGCCTCTAATGTCATCCAACAG ACAGGTGGACAAGTGAAGAATATGGCACAAGGAGCAGCAGACGCTGTGAAGAACAGTCTCGGGATGAGTCCAGCCACCAACAACCCTAGCAGCCCTGCTGGCATGACCCGCCCAAGCAACCCTAGCTCCAGGAATAATTAA